One stretch of Sphingomonas bisphenolicum DNA includes these proteins:
- the traF gene encoding conjugative transfer signal peptidase TraF, protein MKRPSFAKVSRYAVCGVAGAMIAMLGAKAAGLRFNATPSIPLGVYRATGGTAQKGDLVAFCPPAAPPFLEALRRRYIEPGDCPSGSYEMMKRILAAKGDRVQIGGQGVRINGRLVPDSAPQLADGAGRALPRLNADWTLGDGEILVLGDGAASFDGRYFGPISARQVTAPIKPVVTW, encoded by the coding sequence ATGAAGCGGCCGAGCTTCGCCAAGGTCAGCCGCTATGCGGTTTGTGGCGTGGCGGGGGCCATGATCGCCATGCTTGGCGCGAAGGCGGCGGGCCTTCGCTTCAACGCTACGCCGAGCATCCCGCTAGGCGTCTATCGGGCGACGGGCGGGACCGCGCAAAAGGGCGATCTTGTGGCGTTCTGTCCGCCCGCAGCGCCGCCCTTTTTGGAGGCGTTGCGTAGGCGCTACATCGAACCCGGCGACTGCCCCAGCGGAAGCTATGAAATGATGAAGCGGATTTTAGCCGCTAAAGGCGACCGCGTTCAGATTGGCGGGCAGGGCGTGCGGATCAACGGCCGCCTTGTCCCCGACAGCGCTCCGCAGCTTGCCGATGGGGCAGGGCGGGCCTTGCCCCGGCTCAATGCCGATTGGACGCTAGGCGACGGGGAAATCCTTGTCCTTGGCGATGGCGCGGCCTCTTTCGACGGCCGCTATTTCGGGCCGATCAGCGCGCGGCAAGTGACCGCCCCTATCAAACCCGTAGTGACGTGGTGA
- a CDS encoding DNA topoisomerase 3 translates to MSGEIIVIAEKPELARAIAEGLGGGARQDGFIDCGRHYVTWAIGHMLELVDPQDPWNMAALPISFIPWEKRPVAKTSAQLRTIGKLLKSARSVIHAGDPDDEGQLIVDEILQWAGSRLPVQRLLINDNNLKVVQRALASMRDNREFAGLSASAEARSVGDLLYGVNMTRAYTLAAQARGFQGVLSVGRVQTPILGLVVRRDRDFEAHTKSYYYTVSGQFSFAGLTFPARYQIGEGDPVDEQRRLIDRNFATAVAGAVQGQPARIASAKTTAKEAAPPLPYNLLKLQTDAARKFGYKPNQVKDITQALREKHRLITYNRSDSEYLSDEQHADAPGVLAAVAATVPMLAAIAQRADPAIKSRAFNSQKVSAHHAIIPTEATADFAALTEPEQRTYMLIARAYVAQFWPANQYDQTEIEIEVAGHAFAARGKVVTKPGWTVLYKNDVGNEDIAEDEDTLAADLRSIASGMAGQCLSASADQQETKPKPLYTMATLLTDLTRVAKYVRDERLRKLLIEKDKGKAGEHGGIGTPATRDSIIATLFDRGFLIEKGKNIISSPQARGFYDALPDQAKFPDMTAIWHEQQRAIAEGKSDAMTFVRGLADYVGREVARVKEQGLAIAIDAPPCPSCSKPLRRIKGSKGYFWSCTGYADGCKFTANDKAGKPELVKAPAPVPSQQHKCQACGAGLVRRPSAKKKGAFWWSCSAYPGCKQTYFDNKGQPDFSKGERA, encoded by the coding sequence ATGAGCGGGGAGATCATTGTCATTGCTGAAAAGCCCGAACTCGCGCGGGCCATTGCCGAGGGCCTTGGGGGAGGGGCGCGACAAGACGGCTTCATAGATTGCGGCCGTCATTATGTGACATGGGCGATCGGCCACATGCTTGAGCTGGTGGACCCGCAAGACCCGTGGAACATGGCCGCGCTGCCGATCAGCTTCATCCCGTGGGAAAAGCGGCCCGTCGCCAAGACGAGCGCCCAGCTCCGCACGATCGGCAAACTCCTCAAATCGGCGCGGAGCGTCATTCACGCGGGCGACCCCGACGATGAGGGCCAGCTTATTGTTGACGAGATTCTGCAATGGGCCGGGAGCCGGTTGCCGGTCCAACGCCTGCTAATCAATGACAACAATCTAAAGGTTGTGCAGCGGGCCTTGGCGTCCATGCGGGATAACCGTGAATTTGCCGGGTTGTCCGCATCGGCCGAGGCGCGCAGCGTGGGCGACTTGCTCTATGGCGTGAACATGACCCGCGCCTATACCCTCGCGGCGCAGGCGCGGGGGTTTCAGGGCGTTCTTAGCGTCGGCCGCGTGCAGACCCCTATCTTGGGCCTTGTCGTCCGCCGTGACCGCGATTTTGAGGCGCACACCAAGAGCTATTATTACACGGTTTCGGGCCAGTTCAGTTTCGCCGGGCTGACCTTTCCCGCGCGCTACCAGATCGGAGAGGGCGACCCGGTTGATGAGCAGCGCCGCTTGATCGACCGCAATTTTGCGACGGCGGTAGCCGGGGCGGTGCAGGGGCAACCGGCTCGCATCGCCAGCGCCAAGACCACGGCGAAAGAGGCAGCGCCGCCGCTGCCCTACAACCTCTTGAAGCTGCAAACCGATGCCGCACGGAAATTCGGCTATAAGCCCAATCAGGTGAAGGACATTACGCAGGCGTTGCGGGAGAAGCATCGCCTTATCACCTACAACCGCAGCGACAGCGAATATTTGAGTGATGAGCAGCACGCGGACGCCCCCGGCGTGCTGGCGGCCGTCGCCGCGACGGTCCCGATGCTGGCGGCGATCGCGCAGCGCGCGGACCCGGCGATAAAAAGCCGTGCCTTCAACTCGCAGAAGGTTTCCGCGCATCACGCCATCATTCCGACCGAAGCCACGGCCGATTTTGCCGCGCTGACAGAGCCGGAGCAGCGAACCTATATGCTGATCGCGCGCGCCTATGTCGCGCAGTTCTGGCCCGCGAACCAATATGACCAGACCGAAATCGAGATAGAGGTTGCGGGTCACGCCTTTGCCGCGCGGGGCAAGGTTGTGACCAAGCCGGGTTGGACGGTTCTCTATAAGAACGATGTAGGCAATGAGGACATTGCCGAGGACGAGGACACCCTTGCGGCCGATTTGCGTTCGATCGCGTCGGGCATGGCCGGGCAATGCCTTTCCGCCAGCGCCGACCAGCAGGAAACCAAGCCCAAGCCGCTCTATACGATGGCCACGCTTTTGACCGACCTAACGCGGGTGGCCAAATATGTTCGGGACGAGCGGCTTAGGAAACTCCTGATCGAGAAGGACAAGGGGAAGGCGGGCGAGCATGGCGGAATTGGAACCCCGGCGACCCGCGACAGCATCATAGCCACGCTTTTCGATCGCGGCTTTTTGATCGAGAAGGGCAAGAATATCATCAGCTCCCCGCAGGCGCGCGGCTTCTATGACGCCTTGCCGGATCAGGCGAAATTTCCCGACATGACCGCCATTTGGCACGAACAGCAGCGCGCGATTGCCGAGGGCAAGAGCGATGCCATGACATTCGTTCGCGGACTGGCCGATTATGTCGGCCGCGAGGTCGCGCGGGTGAAAGAGCAGGGCCTTGCCATAGCGATCGACGCGCCGCCTTGCCCGTCATGTTCCAAGCCGCTGCGCCGGATCAAAGGGAGCAAGGGCTATTTTTGGTCCTGCACCGGCTATGCCGACGGCTGTAAATTCACCGCCAATGACAAGGCGGGCAAGCCGGAGCTGGTGAAGGCTCCCGCGCCCGTGCCGTCGCAGCAGCACAAATGCCAAGCGTGCGGCGCTGGCCTAGTGCGGCGTCCTTCCGCGAAAAAGAAGGGGGCCTTCTGGTGGAGTTGCAGCGCCTATCCCGGCTGCAAACAGACCTATTTCGACAACAAGGGACAGCCCGATTTCAGCAAAGGAGAACGAGCATGA
- a CDS encoding type IV secretory system conjugative DNA transfer family protein → MAKKRNTAIGPQVRERGSKGDNRPLLAALVAGSALGGLWSATQMFAHQMAYQATLGPNAGHIYAPWRFLQWFSKWSEVPALKPAFGQAVGVGTVVFGVGVLITAAVKLAKSNAGKGNAYLHGSARWADMEDIRAASLVENDGVYIGAYQEKNGKTVYLRHSGPEHCLTYAPTRSGKGVGLVIPTLLSWPHSAVITDLKGELWALTAGWRKQHANQIVMRFEPASSRGSAHWNPLDEIRVGTDNEVADVQNLATLIVDPDGKGVESHWQKTSRALLVGVILHVIYKAKHGGNAATLAEVDAVLADPVRPAQEVWEEMLTFGHLPGGKNHPVVGKAARAQLNRPDDEGGSVLSTAQSYLELYQDPVVAANTATSDFLIRDLMNSERPVSLYIITQPTDKDRLRPLVRVMLNMMVRILAPKQEFEEGRVVQSYKHRALFMIDEFPSLGKLGIIQESLAFAAGYGLKFYLICQDTNQLRSRETGYGPDELITSNAHIQNAYPPNRVETAEHLSKLTGQTTVLKEQITKSTGRGGGGFFGGTVSKTVQETQRPLLTPDECMRMPGPKKTPDGDISEAGDMLIYVAGYPMIYGRQPLYFQDPTFSARAKIPAPDRSDTIRGNQAPKPPEGGRRIKL, encoded by the coding sequence ATGGCAAAGAAGCGCAATACAGCCATCGGGCCGCAAGTGCGGGAGCGCGGAAGCAAGGGCGATAATCGCCCGTTGCTGGCGGCCCTTGTGGCCGGTTCCGCCCTTGGAGGCTTATGGAGCGCAACGCAGATGTTCGCGCACCAGATGGCCTATCAGGCTACCTTGGGGCCGAACGCGGGCCATATCTATGCCCCGTGGCGTTTCCTGCAATGGTTCAGCAAATGGAGCGAGGTTCCGGCGCTGAAACCCGCCTTCGGGCAAGCCGTGGGCGTGGGCACCGTGGTTTTCGGCGTGGGCGTCCTGATAACCGCTGCTGTCAAACTGGCGAAATCGAACGCCGGGAAGGGCAATGCCTATCTGCATGGATCGGCCCGCTGGGCCGACATGGAGGACATTCGCGCGGCCAGCCTCGTTGAAAATGATGGGGTCTATATTGGCGCATATCAGGAGAAGAACGGGAAGACGGTCTATCTACGCCATTCCGGCCCGGAGCATTGCCTAACCTATGCCCCGACCCGATCGGGGAAGGGCGTGGGCCTTGTCATCCCGACGCTGCTTTCGTGGCCGCATAGCGCCGTCATCACCGATTTGAAGGGCGAGCTATGGGCGTTGACCGCCGGTTGGAGGAAGCAGCACGCCAACCAGATCGTCATGCGGTTTGAACCGGCCAGCTCGCGCGGCTCCGCCCACTGGAACCCGCTGGACGAAATCAGGGTAGGGACTGACAACGAAGTCGCAGACGTTCAGAATCTCGCTACGCTGATAGTGGACCCGGACGGGAAGGGGGTCGAAAGCCATTGGCAAAAGACCTCGCGGGCGCTTCTGGTAGGCGTGATCCTGCATGTCATCTACAAAGCCAAGCATGGCGGCAACGCGGCGACCTTGGCCGAAGTGGATGCCGTATTGGCCGATCCGGTTCGGCCCGCGCAGGAAGTTTGGGAGGAAATGCTTACGTTCGGCCATTTGCCGGGCGGCAAAAATCATCCCGTTGTCGGCAAAGCCGCACGCGCCCAGCTCAATCGCCCCGATGATGAGGGCGGATCGGTTCTATCGACCGCGCAGAGCTATCTAGAATTATATCAAGACCCGGTTGTGGCCGCGAATACCGCCACTTCCGATTTTCTCATTCGTGACCTGATGAACAGCGAGAGGCCGGTTAGCCTCTACATCATCACCCAGCCCACGGATAAGGACCGGCTGCGCCCGCTTGTCCGCGTCATGCTCAACATGATGGTGCGTATCCTCGCGCCCAAGCAGGAGTTCGAGGAGGGCCGCGTAGTTCAGAGCTACAAGCACCGCGCGCTATTTATGATTGATGAGTTTCCCAGCCTTGGGAAACTTGGAATCATTCAGGAGTCCTTGGCGTTCGCCGCAGGCTACGGCCTGAAATTCTATCTCATTTGTCAGGACACCAACCAGCTTAGGAGCCGGGAAACCGGCTATGGGCCGGATGAGCTGATAACCTCCAATGCTCATATCCAGAACGCCTATCCGCCCAACCGCGTTGAGACGGCCGAGCATCTTTCCAAACTCACCGGGCAGACCACCGTTCTTAAAGAGCAAATCACTAAAAGCACGGGACGCGGGGGCGGGGGGTTCTTTGGTGGCACCGTGTCCAAGACCGTGCAGGAAACCCAGCGCCCGCTTTTGACGCCGGATGAGTGCATGAGGATGCCGGGGCCGAAGAAGACCCCGGACGGAGATATTTCGGAAGCGGGCGACATGCTGATTTATGTCGCAGGCTATCCCATGATCTACGGCCGTCAGCCCCTCTATTTCCAAGACCCGACCTTTAGTGCCCGCGCCAAGATTCCCGCGCCGGATCGGAGCGACACGATCAGGGGCAATCAAGCGCCGAAGCCGCCCGAAGGGGGCCGGAGGATCAAACTATGA